Sequence from the Tachyglossus aculeatus isolate mTacAcu1 chromosome 17, mTacAcu1.pri, whole genome shotgun sequence genome:
CCCCTCAGGGATCTGGTCAGACGGTGGatattgggggaaagggagagaggaaagggagccaaCGGTGGTATTGTTGGCAGAGAAGTCAGTCTGGAACAATTCACAATTCTCTTCCTGTGGTGAAGACACCAGGCAGGCAGTCACTAGGGCCCACGGATGAGGAATCTCAACTCCAGAACCAGGGATAAGGGGATGTgttgaaaaattcattcattcattcaagcatatttaataataataataatgatggcatttgttaagcacttactatgtgcaaagcattcattcattcattcaactgcatttattgagcacttactgtgtgcagagcactgtactaggcgcttgggaagtacaagttggcaacatatagagatggtccctactcaagtaccagggtagatacaagatattcaggttggatccagtctctgtccaacatggggctcaccgactAAGTTGAGggaagcaagcagcgtggcttagtggaaagagcaccagcgtgggagtcagaggttgtgggttctaatcctgctggccacttgtcagctgtgtgaccttgggcaagtcacttaacttctgtgcctgttacctcatctgcaaaatggggatgaagactgtgaaccccacgtgggacaacctgattaccttgtatctaccccagtgcttagaacagtgcttggcacaaagcactggggaggacacaaggtgatcagattgtcccacgtggggctcacagtcttgttccccattttacagatgaggtaattgaggcccagagaagttaagtgacttgcccaaagtcacacaagctaacaattggcagtgcttactgtgtgcagagcgctgtaccaagcacttggaaagtacaatctggaaacagacagagacaatccctacccaacaatgagctcacactctagaatgatagttgtggtattttctaagggcttactatgggcttagcactatacttagtactggggtagactgATATAAGATAGATCAggaaatctctgtcccacatggagcccacagtctaaggcagaacaggtattggatccccatgttacatatgaggaaaccgaggcacagaagagtgaagtcacttgcccaaggtagcagagctagcaaatggaggagctgggtttggaatctgtgctatttccactaggctttgtttTCACTGCAGCATTCCCGGCTAGCAAGCTGAGATCCTAGAGAAGCAGACTGGCCCAatggaagcagcacgggcctggcaatcgaggacctgggttcaaatcctgtctctgccacctgacctcggggaagtcacttaacttctctctgcctcagtttccttatctgtaaaacggggattcggtacctcttctgtctctcccttagcttgagagtcccatgagggacaggggatgcgcctgacctggttatcttgtatcgatcccggggcttcgtacagtgcttggcacaaaggaagtgcttagcagAAACAACGATAATTCCAAATCACTccaaataatgatattattatcattattagtattacttggAATGAAATGGCCTCAGCAGCAGCTCTTTGAAGCAGAAGattcttttattctgtttttgAAGGACATCCAGGTGAAGAAAGGGTttcagactgtacgctccttctGTAGACTATAACTGCTCCTTCTGGGCACTTATTGCGCTTACCGGCtctcttgtactgtgctctcccaagtcccaagcacagtgtaagtgctcaggcAAAACCATTGATCTATTTGGGGTCCAGTGATGGGGGTAGGGGGACGCTctgaccacccccaccctcacagaGCTCCCCCTGAGGTCCGGGAGAACCTGGCTTGCATCTACCTGGCAGGCGTCCACCCCACCTCGGGGGTATCCAGCACACAGCATGCCTTCAGTGATGGCCCCGTCGTAAGCAGACGTGCTGTTGCAGACATCGTTGCTGATGACTTCCACCTCGGCTTGTCGGAGCCTGGGTTGCGTCGGCCCTGGGCGGGGGGAGGAAAAGCGTCATGGCTTTGACAGAGATGGAGACCCTGGGGAAAACGCGGGGTGGGTCTCAGAGCCTTCTGGTAACTgtaccctccccttcctcctctccaacctGCCCCACCTTACCAAACAACCCCTTCCAAACTGACCCGTGAGCAAAGCATTTAGAGGGTCCCTTGGACAGCCATCAGAGTGGTAGGGGGATGAAGCAAGGCCGTTCATCTGATTATCTCTCACGgacgtctccccctgtagactagaagctccttatgggtagggatcacagctcttagtgcctggcacataataagggcttaacaaatgccgtgattattagTATGAATTGTTACGGTGCTCCGAATATGATTAAGTGCTGAGTGAATACCAGCAATTGACTGATTCTCAGGACCAAGCATGAGTCGATGCTTTACAGGTGATGGAACTATTCAATCCTGACTAGCCATCGCCCATGGTCCTTctccaaccttctagactgtgagcccactgttgggtagggaccatctctatatgttgccaacttgtacttcccaagcgcttagtacagtgctctgcacacagtaagtgctcaataaatacgattgaatgaatgaatgaatgaatgaatgaactgataggcctcttctccccttccccaaattTCTCAGCCATCTGGCACACCAGGGATGCTCTATCAGGGTACTAGCTACTAGACAGCTAGCCTTGATGAGATAACCTTTACTGGGAAATCAGTgtacggtgtcaaaggcagcgtgatctagtggaaagatcaggcacctgggagccagaagaccagggttctaatcctggctccctcacgtATCTGCggtgtggccttcggcaagtcgcttaacctctctgtgcctcagttcctcctctgtaaaatgaggataatcctgcttcctcctacttcatcattgctagtatttactgagtgcttactatgtgcagatcactgaactaagtgcttcagagagtccaatacagccgaGTCGTCTGACTTGaacttgagtcccatgtgggacagacaccatgtctgacctgatcgtcataaatctaccccagtgtttagtatagtgtttggcacttagcatTTTACAAACAGCACCAGATTTATTATTCGTTTATTattgctgagggaaaggggggatgcATTGAGTAACGGAGATGAAAACATCGGCCAACCTGCCTGGCTAGCTGAGTCAAAACCCTAAAGTGGTTTGTGGTGGGACTCtggtgcacttagtacagtgctctgcacacaataagcgctcaataaataccatttcttgatTGATTACAACCTCCAAGAGTGATGACAGCCCAAAGATGGGTTTTATACCCTTTCCAGTTTCCATGGGGAACAGACTCTGGCCCCTAGGTCCCTCTCAGAAAAACCACCTCTCCCTTATTGTCCTTCCGCTCACCGCCGGGCATGGTGGATCCCCACCCCGTCACGTATGCCATCGTCCGCGGTGGGTACTGCGGGCTGGATCCCGGGAGACATACTCGGTGGATATTTCTGGTAAACGTGACTCCAGAGGACAGTTGGACCGCTGCAATGTCGAAATCGTGACGTGGGTATCGATAGTTCCTGTGGATCAAAATCCGCTGGACTCCTATTCTCCTGCCAGGTGGACGTATGGAATTGCCAAAAGTAACTGACCACTGGCGTGGATCACTGTTTCTGAAAGGGATGGAGAATGGAGTAGTCTCAGGTTTCGGCCACAGTGCAGAGGGGTGGAGAGGTACCCAGCTCTAGAGTTTGGGGGGATTTTCCATGTTTGAGCCTGAATAAAAACTCAGgccggtccctccctccctcctcccctccaccagtgCCGGGCAGGTCCGAGCACAGGCCCAAACTGTTGGTtgccccgatcttgtctatctccctgccgaccccttcctttcccacttccttcgtctagcctgtaactccctccgcCTCCAtacacaccagaccaccactctctccaccttcaaagctttactaaggtcacatctcctccaaaaggccttcccggattaaaaCCTCTttttcccaggctcattctccctTTTGCGTCATCAATGCGCTTTACacttggacacttgatattcaccccacccctaaccccacagcactcacgttcatatctttaaatgatatattataaattatttattcatattaatgtccgtctccccctctcaactgtaagcttgtaaCTGGAGGggaactaattctgttgtactgtaccctcccaagcacttaggacagtgctatgcacatagcaagcgctcaatgaataccattgattgattgcaccatgGCAAGGCTCCCACCCATGGTCCAATATTTCTCAGAGAAAAGAATTAAGGTGAGAGAACCGAGTCCCTGCCCTGAGGCCAGGGATTTCTTGGAACACTGTAACCCACTCGGTTCTGCCGACATACTGGTAGCACTCAGCTAGAACACGAGCAGGAAATTAGGAGATGCTGTTCTAACCGGGCCGGCCTGTTTGGGCCCTGTTTTGGGAAGGCCACCGAGGACCAAGAGAACCATCTACTTGGGACGAAGCCACCCCTGGGTGCTTTGTGGTTCAGCATTGGGGGTGCCTTGGAAGGGAAGCGGCGTGGTCCGGTGGctacatcaatcatcatcaattgtatttatgatgaTGGGCCTGGtacagaatgggcctgggatccagaaggacctgggttctcatccctgcccttccatttgtctgctgtgtgaccttgggaaagtcactttatttctccgtgcttcagttccctcatctgtaaaatggggattaagactgtgagcttcacgtgggacacggactgcatccaacttgtatctcccccagagtttagaaaagtgcctggcacatagtaagcacttaacaaataccataaaaaaaaaaagggggagcagCTGTCCGGAGCCGGGGGAAGACTTACTCTCGGAAGCAGTGAGCTGCTGTCAACAGCCACGTGTTGCTGATCAGGACAGCTCCACAGTGATGGACGTTCCGGAGCTGGAGGCTGGCTTGCCACGGCCAAGATCCTTCCTGGGCCAGCGAGCCGCCCATCACTCTGTCACCTGAggaggtcatcgggttggaccGCATCCCACAGGCTGGAGGAGAGATGTCTGTGAGTTTCCGGCTGCTGCCCCGAGGAatccaaccccttcccccttcatacccaacaggccattactctcccctccttcaaaggcttattgaaggcccatctcctcaaagaggccttccctgactaaaccctcctttcctcttatgatggcatttatgatgacattttattaagcgcttactatgtgcaaagcactgttctaagtgctagggaggttacaaggtgatcaggttgtcccacggagggctcacagtcttaatccccattttccagatgatgtaactgaggcccagagaagttaagtgacttgcccaaagtcacacagctgacaattggcagagccgggatttgaacccatgacccctgattccaaagcccgtgctcttatctttgctctttttattcactccctcccctcaaccccacagaacttatgtccatagctgtaatttatttatttatattagtgtctttctccccctgtaataataataataataataataataataataatgacttttattaagcacttactatgtgcaaagcactgttctaagcactggggaggttacaaggagatcaggttgtcccacggtgggctcacagtcttaatccccactttccagatgacggaactgaggcccagagaagttaagtgacttgcacaaagtcacacagctgacaattatcagagctgggaatcgaacccatgatccctgactccaaagcccgggctctttccactgagccatgctgcttcacgctgctgctgcgCTGTAGACTattagctcaatgtgggcagggaatgtgtctaccaacccggttatattgctatattgcactctccagaacacttagtccagtgctctgtacacagtaagcactcaataaataaatacacttgatcaattgattgactgatgacaaaTCTCCTCTGCCCAGAGAGTGTCCAAAACTGGGTAGGCCTTTACAACGATGCTCAGCTGAAATAAAACCAAGTGAGGAAGAGCAATTCTACCTCCATTGACCCATTAGCTTGGATGGTCCTACGGGCCACTGGGGAGGTCAGGGCTAGTGGGTCTGGAAAAGATCCCGATCCGATCCACAGCCCAACCCGCCCAAGGTTTATCATTCCCGAGGAGCCAATAGGTTTGCGGAACTCACCACGGATGAAAATGTTTTCTATTTCTTCGTTAGTCAGTGCTGGAAGGAGGAAAAATTAAAATGGAGTGAGCTCAGCATACATTGTGTTTccctcataatcataatgatgattgtggtatttgttaggcacttaatatgtgccaaacactgttctaagcgccggggtagataataataataataatgataataaataataatgatgatggcatttgttaagtgcttactatgtgcaaagcactgttctaagcactgggggggatacaaagtcattaggttgtcccctgtgagactcacagtcttaatccccattttacagatgagggaaccgagggtcggagaagtgaagtgagttgcccaaagtcacacagctgacaattggtggagccaggatttgaacccgtgacctctgactccaaagcccgggctctggtaattaggttggataaggtccctatcccacagggggctcacagtcttgatccccatttcacggatgagataactgaggcacagagaagtgacttctccaaggccacATTGCAgccttgtggcagagccggaattagaacccatatcctctgactctcgggcctgtgctctttccgctaagccatgctgcttcttgggatgCTGGCTGGTGAGCGGGTGCGGTGGAGAGACCAGGCTTGGAAGCTTGGTGAGGGGTGACAGGTGAGGGGTGTTTCTGGGGTGGCCATTTGCCCAGTTTCATAATGGTCAGTGTGGTTTACAGTGTTTCCGTCCCCTCCCTCGTAGGGTCCCAGACACCCTTATGTCTGGCATTTTTTCTTAACCTGcaacccctgcctcagtttctgccaCTGAGTCCTGTGTCTTGAAAGGGGTGCCCATATTCAGAGGGAtccagaggagaaaagggaaagtcgGGGATGGGGGGAGCCCCTGGAGGAGCAATGCTTTGGGTTCAGGtggactggggtaataataataataataataataatggcatttgttaagcgcttactatatgcaaagcactgttctaagcgctgaggaggagacaaggtgatcaggttgttccatgtggggctcacaatcttaatccccattttacagatgaggaaactggggcccagagaagtgaagtgacttgcccaaagtcacacggctgacaagtggcagagccgggatttgaacccatgacctctgacttcaaagcccgggctctttccactgagccacgctgggtagacttttattttattttattttattttattttgttagtatgtttggttttgttctctgcctcccccttttagactgtgagcccactgttgggtagggactgcctctatatgttgccaatttgtacttcccaagcgcttagtacagtgctctgcacgtagtaagcgctcaataaatacgattgatgatgatgatctggcatCGCCGGGTGCCAAGCTCAGTGGACGGGGGGTCACTGGTGCCTGGGTTTGAACGCCTAGGGAGGGATGCCGCCCTGGGGAGACGGGATGCGTGTAGCAGACCCGGGGCCAGAGAGAGGCCGGATGAGCTGGTCCTTCTGATGGTCCCATCCCGGTCAGGATTCCCTTCAAATCCAACCCTCTGGAAGTTTCACCAGGGAGAGATCACGTTGAGGGCCAGAGGAAGAGAAGCCCCTTATGGATCACGGGCCAGGTCAGGGCCGCTGGAGGAGGGTGGTTAGATCAAGACATTAGCCTGGAAAAACCCTTGGACTTGCGTGTTATCTCGGTTGAGAGGGGATTTATTTGCAGCGTCCCCGATGTCCCCAGCCTATCCACCAAAATCCTCTCGACCGTGCTCCTGATGGAGGCTCTGTTGTTATTGGATCTGAATCGAAATTTCATCATGACATCTGCGTCCACACCGCGGCTGCTCGGTCTGCGTACCCAAAAGAGAGATGGGAAGGGATatacatccatccatcagtcgatcaatccatcgtatttattgagtgctttctgtatgcagagcactgtattaagcactgtgcagTATTAAGTACAATCTAATGTACCCTGCGCACACTGAGGCCATTTTCTTCAGCTCTGTTACTGCTCTTCCTTATCGAATCAGTTGGCCATTGAAAATTGACTCTGGAGGCGTAAttgtcaccctcaccctcacagaGTAATGGTCGCCCTCATAGAGaagaggcacttctctgtgcctcagttacctcatctgtaaaataggaattaagactgtgagccccgtgtgggacaacctgattaccctgtacctaccccagtgcttagaacagtgctcggcacatagtaagcgcttaacaacgtaccatcatcaccatcatcatcatcatcaccccgggAAAAGGGCACTCCTGGGTTTTCATGGACAAAGTTTGCAggtgtgcaagagattctctctggGGAACTCACACCAATGGATGCTGCCTCAGTGTCATTTAACCTTGctgtccctcggtttcctcatctgtacaatggggacaatAGAACATCTCTCCTCGCTTCTAAGATTGTgtcactgctctatgcctcagtttcctcgtctgtaaaatggggattcaataacctttctccctcctactaagactgtgagcctcatgagggatagggattacgtccgacctgataatcttgtatctaccccagtgtccactgttgggtagggactgtctctatatgttgctaatttgtacttcccaagcgcttagtacagtgctctgcacatagtaagcgctcaataaatacgattgatgatgatgatgatgttcagaacagtgctggatacatagtaagtgcttaataaacaccaccattattattattttgtgaggcccatgtgggagagggactgtcagATCTGactgtcttttatctacctcaactTCAAAGATAACTTAAAACAAATAATATtagcatgaatcaatcaatagtattgtcttctgtgttcagagtaccattctaagagcttgagagaacaTAATGTAATTAGGAGATATCTTCTCCAGTACCAACAGTTGTATTTcatgagtgcatactatgtgtcaagtaaacACATAGATgtagttgacacagtccctgaccgacAAGCGGCTcatggtaggaggaagaacaggtattaataataataataataacaatgatggcatttgttaagtgcttactatgtgcaaagcactgttctgagcgcttgggggatacaaagtaatcaggttgtcccacgtggggctcacagtcttaacccccattttacagatgagggaactgagtcccagagaagttaagtgacttgcccagggtcacacagctgacaagtggcagagcagggattcaaacccatgacctctggctcccaagcccgtgctctttccactgagccatgctgcttctctattaataatgatagtaatctcTATTAAGctctgttattaataatgataataataacaataataatactagtggtatttgttactatttgccaggcactgaaataaatgctAGGttaattacaagcaaatcgagttggacaagttccccgtcccgtgtgggctcccagtctcaatccccattttacagatgaggtaactgacgcacagagaagtgttgtgacttgcccaaggtcacacagaagacaagtggtggagctgggtttagaacctatggccttctcactcccaggcgtgtgctctttccactaggccactcttgaatctgcattttacaaatgaggaaactgaggctcagaaaggtcaagtgacttgctcaagggcatcagctgacaaatggtggacctgggatttgaacccagatcttctgactcctaggaccatcctctttccactaggccacactgcttcttcctactCTCCAGGCGTTGACATTTTCACATGGGAGCTCCATAATTTCCCAAATCTCTGAATATCTCTACCCCTCACTAAACAagtgacatttttttttccttattgaaATAAAGGTGGGGACTGAAAACGATTTTGGAAAAATATGCCAGTTCTGAAACAGGAGTAAGAGAAACAGAAAATTCTCCACCATCGTCGAACTGAAAGTGAATA
This genomic interval carries:
- the LOC119939608 gene encoding transmembrane protease serine 11D-like, coding for MYRPGWVSQPPRSLNPWTVALLVGVTVIILAVVIGLLVYFLAFGQRLFYYQGTIQITNVQYTPQLQVPTSPQYRDLCKNIENMIEDIFNRSELRNQFIMSHVARFRPSSRGVDADVMMKFRFRSNNNRASIRSTVERILVDRLGTSGTLQINPLSTEITPLTNEEIENIFIRACGMRSNPMTSSGDRVMGGSLAQEGSWPWQASLQLRNVHHCGAVLISNTWLLTAAHCFRENSDPRQWSVTFGNSIRPPGRRIGVQRILIHRNYRYPRHDFDIAAVQLSSGVTFTRNIHRVCLPGSSPQYPPRTMAYVTGWGSTMPGGPTQPRLRQAEVEVISNDVCNSTSAYDGAITEGMLCAGYPRGGVDACQGDSGGPLVTGDSRQIWTLIGLVSWGYECGVPDKPGVYTRVTAYRDWIREQTGV